TGAAACGAAAAGTCCCTGAAAACGACCTCATCACCATAACGGAATGAGATCTTTTTTCCTTCAATCAACGGGGTTTGGCTCATAGATCAGGTTGCTCTGTTGAGTTGGGAATATGTTAATATTGATATGGATTTTTTAGTCGTTGAACTCAGGAACAAATCGATGATTGGTTGCCTGTTCAAATGCATAGGCAATTTCCAGCAGTACGGGTTCACTCCAGGCTCGTCCGAAGAAAGAGACACCCACGGGCAGACCGTCCAGTTGCCCCATCGGCAGGGTGACAATCGGATATCCGGCCCGGGCAGATGGAGAGCTGGATGAGAGAGCAAAATTATCGCCAAGGGTCAAATCCGTTTTCCATGCCGGTGAACCGGTAGGGGAGACAAAGGCATCCAGGTTTTCTTCATCCATCACCTTGTCAATCCCTTCATCGCGACTGTGCAGGAGCATATTTTCAAGTGCTTCCCGGTACTCTTCCGAATCGAGATCTCCTTTCTCAGCAGCCATAAAAATTAAATTTCGATCAAACCGTTCTGTCTCCTCCGGATTTTCACGAGTAAGTTCGGCAAGCTCCTCAATACTGGAAACTGGTGCATTCTCGCCCAGCGATTCGAAGTATTTGTTCAGCCCGTCTTTAAACTCATAGAGAAGTACCTGAAAGGCATCACCACCAACATTCGTTTCAGAAATTTGGTCTATTTCAATCACTTCCGCTCCTAGCTCTTCAAGTTTACGAACGGTTTGGTTCATCAAGGTATCTACCCGGAAATGACTTCCCATCGGTTGTGTAAAAAATCCAATTCTTTTTCCTTCAAGACCGTTTTCATTTAGGAACTGTGTATAATCTTCATGAATGTGCTCTTCACTATCGGCTGTTTTGTCATCATTGGGATCAACCCCGGTGGCATAACTTAACAAAATGGCTGCATCCCGAACGGTTCGCACCATAGGTCCGGCACTGTCGGTTGTATGGGAAATCGGGATGATGCCGGATCGGCTCCACAAACCAATCGTAGGCTTAAGCCCGACAATTCCGTTGGCGTTTGATGGACATACAATGGATCCGTTGGTTTCGGTACCGATCGTTAATGTGGCGAGATTCGCAGATGCTGCCACCCCTGAGCCGGCGCTTGAACCGCACGGGTTTCGGGTAATATCGTAAGGGTTATTGACCTGGCCGCCCAATCCACTCCATCCGCTTGAGGACATGTTACTGTGGAAGTTTGCCCACTCACTCAGGTTTGCTTTTGCAATGATGATGGCTCCGGCATCTTTAAGCTTTTTCACTATGAATGCATCCTCAGGCGGGACTGAGCCTTCCATAAATCGTGAGCCGGCTGTCGTCTGCATATCTGCAGTGTTGATGTTGTCTTTCAAAATGATGGGTACCCCGTGCAGCGGACCGCGTACATTACCGTCGCGACGTTCACGATCCAGTGAATCGGCGATTTCCAGCGCATTGGGATTAATGGTGAGGATCGCGTTCAATCCGGGGCCATTTTTATCAATCTCCTCAATCCTGTCGAGGTAAGCACGAACAACCTGAGATGCGTTCAAATTTCCATTGTCATATCGTTCTTGCAGTTGGTCAACCGTAATCTCTTCCAGGTCGAGTAGTTCATAAAGGGATTCATCCCCGGATTGTGAACAGGCAGATATAAAAAGGAGGGCGAGTACCGAATAAATGAGCAGTTTTGTATTCATACAATTTTTTTCTGTTAAAGTATGGTAGGAATAAAGTGATAATCGGGCTTTGTAGCAACATTTGATAAGGAGAGATGCATAAAAAACCTAATCATTCATGTTGAGTGCCGGGTTCTTCATACTGATTAAATCACGGTTTTCAGGTTTTTTTATTTGGTCATCAGAGTGAAAGTGTGGCTTATTTTAATAACGGATTTAAATTTATCGTAAATATTCGCATTATTCATTCAGTTCATACTGTCATTCTGAGCGGCAGCGAAGAATCTTCTTTTTTGGACGACTTAGCCCAGAGATCCTTCACTCTGTTCAGGATGACAATCTTGTCATTCTGAGTGGCAGCGAAGAATCTTTCTGTTTGGACTACCTAGCCGGGAGATCCTTCACTACGTTAAGGATGACAACATTGACAGTATGACTACTAACCGACAAAAACAATTCATCAGAATAAACAATCCGATTTGGGAAAACAGGTAACCTTAAAAAACATTGCCGACGCTTTGGGAGTCTCTACAATGACCGTCTCCCGGGCATTGAATGATCGATCCAATGTCGATAAAAAGACAAAAGAGAAGATTATTCAAAAAGCGAAAAGTATGGGTTACACTCCAAATCGGGTAGCGAAAAGCCTGGTTTCCAGAAAGACACAGACGATTGGAGTAGTAATTCCTGAAATTACACACGCTTTTTTTCCTGAAGTGGTCCGGGGAATTGAAGAGGTGACCTACCGCTCGGATTATCAGCTGATCTTGACAAACGCCAATGAACAGTTTGAACGGGAACAGCACGCCGTAAATACCCTGCGCTCACAGCAGGTAGACGGTATTTTGATCTCATCATCACAAACAGTGGAGGACTACGCTTTTTACAAGGAGATCGTAAACTCGAAGACTCATCTGGTCTTTTTTGACCGCTGTATTCAGGGAATAGGGGCCAGTTGTGTACATGTGAACGATAGGGAGAGTTCGGAACTGATTACCCGTCATTTGATCGAAGTACATCAGTATGAAAAGATTGCCCACTTAAGCGGCCCCAGGGAAGTAACCATTGGACGTGAACGGTATATGGGATATCAAGAGGCGCTTGAAAAAAGTAATCTGACCGAGAATAGAGATTGGATTGTTGAAGCGGGTTTTAAAGAGGAGGGAGGATATCAGGCAATGAAAAAAATCCTGGAGCTTCCCCAATCGGATCAACCCAGGGCGATTGTTTGTGTGAATGATCCCGTTGCCTTTGGTGCTATGGAAGCGATTAAGGAGGCCGGACGAAAGATACCTGACGATTTTGCGATCACCGGATTTTCGGACGAGATTCGAGCACCTCTTGTGGAGGTTCCGCTGACAACCGTTCACCAGCCGGCATACGAAGTTGGGCGTCGGGCAGCAGAAAAACTTTTGAAATTGATCGACGGTGAGAGCGAGCAGCCTGAGGATATCGAAATTACTGCTACGATTCAGATTCGAAAATCGTGCGGTTGCTAAGGCAATCATTAAAAAGTAGCTGAAGCCTATTGCAATATTTTGAATTTGTTCTATCTTGATAGTGAAATGTTATCGTTAACATTTGATCGTTAGGTTCCGGTTGGGTGCGCTTTAAACCATTGTAAAATGAGCTACTTAAAAACGATTTTTCTACTTCTCTTACTATTTACATCCTGTTCATCCGATTCTTCCATCGGGCCGCGTGTAAATCAGGATGATGACCTGCCGGATGATTCAGATCCGGTTTACTATTCAGCCGATGAATTTGTAATGGGCGCCGATCTCTCGTACGTGAATCAAATTCTGGATCATGGCGGAATCTACTCTGTAGATGGTGAGATTCAGAATCCCTATAAAATTTTTGCTGATCATGGAACCAATACGGTTCGCCTTCGTCTGTGGCACAATCCGGAGTGGATTCAAACCGAAGTTTACGAAGATCCGGCCAAGCCGCTTTACAGCGGATTTGAAGATGTGAAACGAAGTATGGAGGAAGCGAAAGCACAGGGGATGGCGGTCAATCTCGATTTTCACTACTCCGATATCTGGGCTGATCCGTCGCATCAGGATATTCCGGCTGCCTGGCTGGAGATTACGGAATTGGAGGTGCTGAAAGATTCCGTTTACAACTATACGTACGAAACTCTTTCAAAACTGGACGCTGATGGAATAATGCCGGAATTTGTGCAGGTGGGGAATGAAACTAACTGCGGGATGATGTATACCAACGCTCCTGTTGATTTTCCTCCTTTGAACGGCTGTGATGGTCATTGGGAGAATCTGGGTGAGGTGATCAACAGCGGAATAGAGGCGGTTCGGGATGCAGGGGTAAATTCAGATATCCAACCAAAAATTATTCTCCATATTGCTCAGCCTGAAAATACCGAATGGTGGTTTGAAAATATCATGAGCGAAGGGGGCGTCAGTGATTTTGACATCATCGGAATTTCATACTACAGCCACTTTTCAGATACACCGCTGAGTGAACTCGATGAATATATATCAACATTTCGAGAGAAATTTGATCGCGAGGTGATGGTTGTGGAAACGGCCTATTCCTGGACAACCGAAAACGCAGATCAGTACAACAATATCTTTGGCGAAAGTGCCATCGAATCCAACTATCCCGCTACGAAAGAGGGGCAGCTTCAATATCTGATCGATTTGACACAAGCTGTAATGGATGGCGGCGGAAGCGGCGTGATGGTTTGGGAGCCGGCCTGGATCACATCCGACATGAAAGACCTTTGGGGAACCGGATCGTCCTGGGAAAACAACGCTTTCTTTGACTACGATGGAGATCTCCATCAGGGCATCAATTTTATGACAACCGACTACGAACTGTAACCAGATAATTTATGCGATACTTCACCTTATTTTTTACTCTCCTGCTACTTTTTGCCGGATGCAGTGCAGAAACGGAGCCTTCAGAATTTGACGACCCAACGACTCTAAATTTTAACAAAGGGTGGGAGTTTGTAAAAGATATAGATCCGAATGTGTCGGACGAATACTTTGATCGAAACAGCTCAATTGAATGGGAAATGGTATCTCTTCCGCATACCGCAAATATTGAACCCCTGGTGATTTCTGATCAGCAGTGGCAGGGTGACGTGTTCTATCGCAAGTTTTTTGAGATCGATCGGGATCAAGCCGGCAAACAGTTTGCACTTCGATTTCATGGGGCGATGCATGAAGCCGATGTATGGCTGAATGGGGAGATGATCCAAAAACATAAGGGTGGTTATCTTCCATTTGTGGTAGACATTACTGATCAGGTGGAAGTTGATCGTGAAAATGTATTGCTGGTAAAACTGAATAATGAGAACAACCCAACCATTCCGCCCGGTAAACCCATAGAAACGCTCGACTTTAACTGGTTCAGCGGACTCTACCGGAATGTGGATCTGCTGGTGAATGAGAAGCTGCAGATCTCCGATCCGATTGCAGCCGATCGAGTTTCAGCCGGTGGTGTTCTCGTCAACTACACGGATGTTACTGATGAATCCGCAACCATTAACATTCAAACCGATATCGAAAATTTTGATTCAACTTCCCGAAATGCGGTACTAAAAACGGTTTTGAGAGATCATTCGGGTATGAAGATTGCAGAACGATCAACGGATGAACAACCGATTTCTGCGGGTGATCATCATCTGTTTCAACACGAGATCGAGGTGGAAGAACCAAATTTATGGTCACCCGACTCCCCTTATCTCTACGAGTTGACGATAGAGCTGCATGAAAACGGTGAAGCAATCGATTTCTGGCAAAAGCGAATCGGTATCAGAACGATGTCCTTTACCGAAGATCATCAGTTTGTGTTGAATGGAAAGCCGCTTCAGCTGCGCGGGACGAATCGTCATCAATCCTATCCTTACATCGGGTATGCGCTTTCGGAAAATGCTCAATTCCGGGATGCGTATAAAATCAAAGAGGCCGGGTTCAATTTTATCAGGATTGCTCACTATCCGCCGGACCCGGCTTTTTTGGAAGCTGCGGATGAACTTGGGCTTCTGTTCATGAACGCGATTCCCGGCTGGCAGTTTTTCGGGGATGAGGAGTTCCAGGAGCTCGCTCTTCGTGATGTGAGGGAGATGATTCGCCGCGACCGCAATCACCCGAGCATCGTGATCTGGGAAGCTTCGCTGAATGAGTCTGATATGCCGGAAAGTTTTATGGAGCGTGCTCACGATATTGTGCACGAAGAGCTGCCGTTTGAGGGTATCTACAGCAGCGGATGGATCGATCACGCCTACGATATTTTTATTCCGGCGCGGCAGCACGCCTCACCACCGGAGTATTGGGCGAGTTATCCGCAGGAGAAACCACTTTTTATCGCGGAGTATGGCGACTGGGAATACTATGCTCACAATGCCGGGTTCAATCAGGACGCATATGAAGATCTGCAGGAAGAGGAGCGTAACTCTCGTCAGTTGCGGGGCGACGGACAGGTGCGGATGGCTCAACAGGCTCTCAACTTTCAGGAAGCGCACAACAGCAACCTTCAGGGTTGGGCGTTTGGTGATGCCAATTGGGTGATGTACGACTACAACCGCGGATACGATGTGAATCTGGAAGCGTCCGGAATTCGGGATATTTTCAGGCTGCCCAAGTTCACAAACTACTTTTATCAGAGTCAGGGCGGGCCAAATCCGGATCCCAATGCGGAGTTCAATCGCCCGATGATTTACATCGCCAATTTCTGGTCCGATCCCGATTTTAAAACAGTCAAAATATACAGCAATACAGAAGAGGTGGAACTGTTTTTGAATGGCAAATCTCTCGGACGAAAAAATCCGGACATCGATCGGGTTTCTACACATCTGAATCATCCGCCATTTACTTTTGATATTGAGGAGTTCGAGCCGGGCATCTTACGGGCAGTGGGTTACATCAATGGTGAAGTTGTTACCGAAGCGGAGCGAACCACGCCGGGAGAGGCGGCCGCCATAGAATTGGAGTACGATCGAAGCGGCAGAGAACTGGAAGCCGGTCAGAATGATGTCGTGTTTGTGTACGCTTCCATTGTGGATGAAAATGGCACAACTATTCCCAACGCAGAACCGGACGTACAATTTGAGGTGGAGGGAGACGGTGAGTTGATCGGTTACAACCCTATTGAAGCTGAAGCCGGTATTGCAACCGTACTTCTGAAAGTAGGGGAGAGCGATGGGGAGATTACGCTTCGAGCCTTTTCAGACGGGTTGAGATCAGATGAGTATCAAGTCATTGTTAATTAGAATAATTTGGAGGAGTGATGAATGTAATGATTTTAAGAAATAGTCTACTATCAATAATCATATTCTTGCTGATCGGAAAAGTTGGATTATCCCAGGAAACGCCGGAGATCAAACAGCAAGTGGATATCACCTATGCCATTGGAGCGGATCTCTCGTTTTTGAAGCAGGCCGAGGAACAGGGTGTAGAGTTTATGGATGATGGAGTGGTAAAACAGGGACTGGAGATCTTTTCCGATCACGGCTACAACTGGATTCGTCTGCGCCTTTTCCATACGCCGGATGAACTTCCAAACGATCTTGACTACACCATCGAGCTGGCTCAGGAAGCGAAAGAGTACGGATTCAAATTTCTTCTCGACTACCACTATGCCGATAGCTGGGCCGATCCCGGTAAACAGCCCATTCCCGCAGCATGGGAGGGACTTTCTGTGGATGTTTTAGCCGACTCCGTCTATGAGTACACCAAAAATACCATCACCGCCTTTCGGGAAGCCGGAGTGATGCCGGAGATGGTTCAGATCGGAAATGAAACCCGAAACGGAATGCTGTGGCCAACCGGTAAGCTTCCTGAAAACTGGGACAATTATGCGAAACTGACCAAAGCCGGAATTGATGGGGTGGATGCCGGACGAGCACAGGAGGCGCGACCGATCATCATGATTCACTACGATCAAGGTGCCGATAAAGTTGGTGCCCGTGAATTCTACGAAACGTTTGAGTCGTACAACATTCCTTACGACATGATCGGTCTGTCGTATTACCCATGGTGGCATGGGAATTTGCTCGAATTCAGGGCTAATCTGCTCTCTCTTGACCGCCACTTTGACAAGGATATCATGCTGGTGGAAACCGCCTATAACTGGAGACCCAGCGAATACGAAAATGCTCGTCCGCCTTATCCTGAAACACCGGAAGGTCAGGTGGAATTTCTGGAGTCTGTAAATGAAACGATGCTCAGTATCAACAGTGAGAAGATCAAAGGGATTATGTGGTGGGAGCCGGCCGTAATGGGCGGATTGCGTTCCCGCGGATTTTTTGATGATGACGGCAATGCGCTGCCGGTAATCAACGTGTTTGATAAATACCGGCTGGGAAGATTGGATAACGAAGGGATGCCCGACTAAACTGAGATGTCAAATTCATGAATGATGACCTGTCCATAGAAAAAGAAGTTGAATCGGTTCCGCTAAACCGTGAAATGGTGCTGGTGAATAGCCGACTTATTGTGACTGTACTTCCTGAGATGGGAGGTAAGATCTCCGGAATTGTACGAAGAAAGTCCGGTACGCAATTTCTTCATCAGACAGATGAGAACTACCAAAATGTTGAACTCCCTGCGTATGGGCAGGAATTTCAGCCACCCTATGCTGCCGGTTTTGACGACTGTTTCCCGACTGTTTCATCGTGTTCGATTTTGCTAAATGGAGAGACTATCGATCTGCCGGATCACGGCGAGCTTTGGACGTCTCAGTGGGAGGTGGAACAGTTAGGCCCCGGAGTAAAGCTGACCACTTATGGAAAAAAGCAGAACTACCGCTTTACAAAGTGGATCCATCTGGATGGCGAAACACTTACGATACGCTACCGGGTGGAGAATTTCAGCAACTCCACCATACCCTTTATCTGGTCATCCCACCCGCTGTTGAATGTAGATCCTGAAGATGAACTGATATTACCACCCGAGATCAATGAAGTTTTGGTGGATGGAATGACTGAAAAGGAGATTGGAAAGTTTGGAGATCGATTGTCGTGGCAGGGGTTGAAATCTGAAATACTTCCGTATGATCTGTCCATAGTTCAACCAAAAGAAGCCGGGTTTGCGGGTAAATTTTTTTCAAACAGACTTCAAAACGGACTGGCGGGTATCTATCGGAAGCAGACAGATGAGTCACTGCTTTTCCGGTTTGATACAGCTGAAATCCCCTACCTGGGAATCTGGCTCTGTTACGGTGGATGGCCGGAAGATTTAGATGAAAAAGATCTGACAGTTGCCCTGGAACCGTGTATCGGTCGGCCGGATAGTTTGAAGAAGGCAATGGAGTGGGGCGAAAATCAGGACATTGAGCCATCAAAACAGCGAGAGTGGTCGCTGGAAATATCCATCGAAGACGGAAAATTAAATTTAAAACCAACAAATTGAGCATATGGAATTTTCTCTAATAGATACGATTGTTTTTGTGGCATATGCACTGGCCATTGTGGGATTGGGGTTATGGGTATCCCGCGAAAAAGAGGGGCATCAGAAAAATGCTGAAGATTACTTCCTGGCCAGTAAGGCGCTGCCGTGGTGGGCGATTGGGGCATCGCTGATCGCAGCCAACATTTCGGCGGAGCAGATTATCGGGATGTCCGGTTCAGGTTTTGCGGTGGGACTTGCCATTGCATCCTACGAGTGGATGGCAGCTGTAACATTGATCATTGTAGGTAAATACTTTTTACCGATTTTTATTGAAAAAGAGCTGTTTACAATTCCGGAATTTATTGAGTACCGCTTCAATACCACACTGAAAACAATCCTTGCCGTTTTCTGGATTGCTCTCTTTGTTTTTGTAAACCTGACGACGGTGATGTACCTCGGAGCCCGCGCACTGGACACAATTATGGGAACCGGTGACGGTAGCCTGTTGATCTATGCATTAATCGGATTGGCATTTATTGCGGCGGCGTATTCACTTTATGGCGGACTTTCCGCTGTGGCGTGGACCGATGTGCTACAGGTTGCCCTGTTGATTGTTGGCGGTACGGTTACTACTGTAGTGGCACTGAACCATGTGACTCCGGATGGAGGAATTTTAAATGGGATGGCTCACCTTTATGATGTTGCAGGGGATAAGTTTAATATGATTCTGGACAAGTCGAATCCCGAATATAATAATCTGCCGGGAATCGGAGTTCTGATTGGCGGATTATGGGTGGCCAATCTCTACTATTGGGGGTTCAATCAGTATATCATTCAGCGAACACTGGCGGCCAAATCTCTTGAGGAATCACAAAAAGGAATTATATTTGCCGGCTTCTTAAAGCTGATCATTCCACTCATCGTTGTCATTCCCGGAATAATCGTTTACGTGCTTTACGTACAACCTGAAGGAACAACCATTATACCAGGAGTGGTGGATGTATTCACAAACCCCGACGGCAGTATTGTGTACGATAATGCATATCCATGGCTCATTAAAGTATTTCTTGCTCCGGGTTTTAAAGGATTGGTTGTGGCTGCACTTGCTGCGGCAATTGTATCTTCACTGGCATCCATGCTCAACTCAGTTGCTACGATTTTTACCATGGATATCTACCGGCCATACTTCAACCCGAATGCTACCGATAAGCAGACTGTGAACACGGGACGAATTACGGCTGCAGTTGCATTGGTAATCGCAGTATTGATGGCCCCGCAACTGGCAAATGTACCACAGGTTTTCCAGTACATTCAGGAGTATACCGGCCTGGTAAGCCCGGGAATTTTGGCGGTCTTTATCATGGGGCTTTTTTGGAAAAAAACAACGACTCAGGGAGCCATTTACGGAGTGTTGGCATCCATCGTGATTGCCCTGTTGCTCAAAGCTCCGGCGCTCAATCTTCCGTTTCTGGATCAGATGTTCTACACGCTCATCATCACCATTGTGATTATTGCCGGTGTGAGCCTGACGACCAATCCGTATGATGAAGATCCGAAAGCAATTCATACAACAGCGGATATGTTCAAAACGAGTCCGGCTTTCAATATCGGGGCATATATCATCCTGATTATTGTATCTGTGCTGTACGCTGCCTTTTGGTAAAAATTGAAGGTTTAGGAAGATTATGGAAGAGTTCATCAAAAAAATTAAGCGAGAATTTAAAACCCGTTTTCAGTCTGATTTTGTAGTGATCAAAGCTCCCGGACGTGTTAATCTGATCGGTGAGCATACCGATTACAATGACGGTTTTGTACTGCCGGCCGCTATTGATAAAGCGATCTGGCTGGTCATGAATTTGAATGATACAGGACGAATTCGACTCTTTTCAGTAGATATGAATGAGGAGTATAGCGTTGAGCTATCACCCAATCTCGAAAAATCAGGTATGGGCTGGCCCGATTACATTCTGGGCGTTGTGGATCAGCTGAGAAAACATGGAATGAACAGCGTTGGGTTCGACTGTGTGTTTGGTGGCAATGTGCCGATCGGCGCAGGACTTTCGTCCTCGGCTGCTCTCGAAGGCGGGGTACTGTATGGACTTGCTGAATTGAACGGATGGGAAATATCCCTTATGGAAATGGCTCAAATTGCCCAAAAAGCTGAAAACGAGTTTGTCGGGGTTCAGTGCGGGATTATGGATCAGTTTGCCAGCCTGAATGGAAAAGAGGCTCATGCACTGAAGCTGGACTGCAGAACCCTGGAGTTTGAAAAAGTACCCTTCCGCGACCCGAAGCTTAAAATTGTGCTGTGCGATACAGGAGTGAGAAGAGAGCTGGCCGGGTCGGAATATAATATCCGTCGTGCACAGTGCGAGCGGGGAGTATCGATTATTCAGAAATCGTACCCGCAGGTGAGAAAACTAAGGGATGTGACAATGGATATGCTTTATGAAAATCGGAGTGAGATGGATGAAGTCGTTTTCAGGAGATGTAAATTTGTTATCGAAGAAAATCAAAGGGTGCTCGATTCTTGTGATGATCTTGAAAGGGACGACATTCAGGCGTTCGGCCAAAGGATGTTCAAATCACATGACGGATTGCAGCACGACTATGAGGTGAGCTGCAAAGAGTTGGATATCCTGGTTGATATCGCCAAAGATGTGGACGGGACAATCGGCTCCAGGATGATGGGCGGTGGATTTGGAGGCTGCACCATTAACCTGGTTCGAACGGATTCTGTGGAATTGTTTGCAGACATTGTAAAAGAAAAATACCGCCAGCAAACCGGTAAAGTGGCTTCAGTTTATGTAACAACCATTTCAGAAGGAACACACCTGTTGAAACATGATGTACATACACCAAATGGCTTATAGAATTTATGAATTTGAAACTAGGCAGTAGATTTTCCTGAACAATTCCCTCCTTATGTAAGGAGGGGAAATAGGGGTGGTTGAGAGTAGTACTTGATTGATTTTTTTGTGCCAAATTATGTATAAATCGATCAACTATCCCATAATATGATCATCAATTCAAAAAATTAGAGAACCATGGCTTTAGATCTTTCAAACCATCCGCACAGAAGATACAATCCGCTGACCGGTGAATGGGTTCAGGTTTCGCCGCACCGGACCCAACGTCCCTGGCAGGGAAAGCAGGAGCGTATCCCGGGAGAAGAGAAGCCGGAGTACGATCCGAAATGCTATCTCTGTCCCGGAAACTCAAGGGCTGGTGATGCTAAGAATGAGGAGTACGAATCAACGTTTGTATTTGATAACGATTTCAGTGCCCTGCTCCCTGACACCCCGAATGAAGAGTTTAACAAAAATGACCTGTTGATTGCCAAAGGGGAGAAGGGAATTTGCCGCGTGATATGCTTCACACCACGTCACGACCTGACGCTACCGGAAATGGAGCATTCTCAAATTCGAAATGTGGTGGATGTTTGGGTTAAGGAATATGAAGAG
This is a stretch of genomic DNA from Rhodohalobacter barkolensis. It encodes these proteins:
- a CDS encoding amidase, whose translation is MNTKLLIYSVLALLFISACSQSGDESLYELLDLEEITVDQLQERYDNGNLNASQVVRAYLDRIEEIDKNGPGLNAILTINPNALEIADSLDRERRDGNVRGPLHGVPIILKDNINTADMQTTAGSRFMEGSVPPEDAFIVKKLKDAGAIIIAKANLSEWANFHSNMSSSGWSGLGGQVNNPYDITRNPCGSSAGSGVAASANLATLTIGTETNGSIVCPSNANGIVGLKPTIGLWSRSGIIPISHTTDSAGPMVRTVRDAAILLSYATGVDPNDDKTADSEEHIHEDYTQFLNENGLEGKRIGFFTQPMGSHFRVDTLMNQTVRKLEELGAEVIEIDQISETNVGGDAFQVLLYEFKDGLNKYFESLGENAPVSSIEELAELTRENPEETERFDRNLIFMAAEKGDLDSEEYREALENMLLHSRDEGIDKVMDEENLDAFVSPTGSPAWKTDLTLGDNFALSSSSPSARAGYPIVTLPMGQLDGLPVGVSFFGRAWSEPVLLEIAYAFEQATNHRFVPEFND
- a CDS encoding LacI family DNA-binding transcriptional regulator produces the protein MGKQVTLKNIADALGVSTMTVSRALNDRSNVDKKTKEKIIQKAKSMGYTPNRVAKSLVSRKTQTIGVVIPEITHAFFPEVVRGIEEVTYRSDYQLILTNANEQFEREQHAVNTLRSQQVDGILISSSQTVEDYAFYKEIVNSKTHLVFFDRCIQGIGASCVHVNDRESSELITRHLIEVHQYEKIAHLSGPREVTIGRERYMGYQEALEKSNLTENRDWIVEAGFKEEGGYQAMKKILELPQSDQPRAIVCVNDPVAFGAMEAIKEAGRKIPDDFAITGFSDEIRAPLVEVPLTTVHQPAYEVGRRAAEKLLKLIDGESEQPEDIEITATIQIRKSCGC
- a CDS encoding glycoside hydrolase family 53 protein, coding for MSYLKTIFLLLLLFTSCSSDSSIGPRVNQDDDLPDDSDPVYYSADEFVMGADLSYVNQILDHGGIYSVDGEIQNPYKIFADHGTNTVRLRLWHNPEWIQTEVYEDPAKPLYSGFEDVKRSMEEAKAQGMAVNLDFHYSDIWADPSHQDIPAAWLEITELEVLKDSVYNYTYETLSKLDADGIMPEFVQVGNETNCGMMYTNAPVDFPPLNGCDGHWENLGEVINSGIEAVRDAGVNSDIQPKIILHIAQPENTEWWFENIMSEGGVSDFDIIGISYYSHFSDTPLSELDEYISTFREKFDREVMVVETAYSWTTENADQYNNIFGESAIESNYPATKEGQLQYLIDLTQAVMDGGGSGVMVWEPAWITSDMKDLWGTGSSWENNAFFDYDGDLHQGINFMTTDYEL
- a CDS encoding glycoside hydrolase family 2 protein codes for the protein MRYFTLFFTLLLLFAGCSAETEPSEFDDPTTLNFNKGWEFVKDIDPNVSDEYFDRNSSIEWEMVSLPHTANIEPLVISDQQWQGDVFYRKFFEIDRDQAGKQFALRFHGAMHEADVWLNGEMIQKHKGGYLPFVVDITDQVEVDRENVLLVKLNNENNPTIPPGKPIETLDFNWFSGLYRNVDLLVNEKLQISDPIAADRVSAGGVLVNYTDVTDESATINIQTDIENFDSTSRNAVLKTVLRDHSGMKIAERSTDEQPISAGDHHLFQHEIEVEEPNLWSPDSPYLYELTIELHENGEAIDFWQKRIGIRTMSFTEDHQFVLNGKPLQLRGTNRHQSYPYIGYALSENAQFRDAYKIKEAGFNFIRIAHYPPDPAFLEAADELGLLFMNAIPGWQFFGDEEFQELALRDVREMIRRDRNHPSIVIWEASLNESDMPESFMERAHDIVHEELPFEGIYSSGWIDHAYDIFIPARQHASPPEYWASYPQEKPLFIAEYGDWEYYAHNAGFNQDAYEDLQEEERNSRQLRGDGQVRMAQQALNFQEAHNSNLQGWAFGDANWVMYDYNRGYDVNLEASGIRDIFRLPKFTNYFYQSQGGPNPDPNAEFNRPMIYIANFWSDPDFKTVKIYSNTEEVELFLNGKSLGRKNPDIDRVSTHLNHPPFTFDIEEFEPGILRAVGYINGEVVTEAERTTPGEAAAIELEYDRSGRELEAGQNDVVFVYASIVDENGTTIPNAEPDVQFEVEGDGELIGYNPIEAEAGIATVLLKVGESDGEITLRAFSDGLRSDEYQVIVN
- a CDS encoding glycoside hydrolase family 53 protein, which produces MNVMILRNSLLSIIIFLLIGKVGLSQETPEIKQQVDITYAIGADLSFLKQAEEQGVEFMDDGVVKQGLEIFSDHGYNWIRLRLFHTPDELPNDLDYTIELAQEAKEYGFKFLLDYHYADSWADPGKQPIPAAWEGLSVDVLADSVYEYTKNTITAFREAGVMPEMVQIGNETRNGMLWPTGKLPENWDNYAKLTKAGIDGVDAGRAQEARPIIMIHYDQGADKVGAREFYETFESYNIPYDMIGLSYYPWWHGNLLEFRANLLSLDRHFDKDIMLVETAYNWRPSEYENARPPYPETPEGQVEFLESVNETMLSINSEKIKGIMWWEPAVMGGLRSRGFFDDDGNALPVINVFDKYRLGRLDNEGMPD
- a CDS encoding sodium/sugar symporter, coding for MEFSLIDTIVFVAYALAIVGLGLWVSREKEGHQKNAEDYFLASKALPWWAIGASLIAANISAEQIIGMSGSGFAVGLAIASYEWMAAVTLIIVGKYFLPIFIEKELFTIPEFIEYRFNTTLKTILAVFWIALFVFVNLTTVMYLGARALDTIMGTGDGSLLIYALIGLAFIAAAYSLYGGLSAVAWTDVLQVALLIVGGTVTTVVALNHVTPDGGILNGMAHLYDVAGDKFNMILDKSNPEYNNLPGIGVLIGGLWVANLYYWGFNQYIIQRTLAAKSLEESQKGIIFAGFLKLIIPLIVVIPGIIVYVLYVQPEGTTIIPGVVDVFTNPDGSIVYDNAYPWLIKVFLAPGFKGLVVAALAAAIVSSLASMLNSVATIFTMDIYRPYFNPNATDKQTVNTGRITAAVALVIAVLMAPQLANVPQVFQYIQEYTGLVSPGILAVFIMGLFWKKTTTQGAIYGVLASIVIALLLKAPALNLPFLDQMFYTLIITIVIIAGVSLTTNPYDEDPKAIHTTADMFKTSPAFNIGAYIILIIVSVLYAAFW